One window of the candidate division KSB1 bacterium genome contains the following:
- a CDS encoding host attachment protein, with the protein MKIKSEMEALLQYQPDPDHPVLSVYLQQDRSRGREAVPQMLLELKQHLRRVEQRLAKEAVSGFHDNVSRVWRFWEEHQLFRQSLALFSNTARGFWREYQFNVPLRSGVWWEPAPHLSPLAEVLHEYERFGVILTNRTHSRLFTVFLGEIEEAREAFAAAEVRHIKTPARDQLRSQPANQRHADMHALWHLKNVADQMDRLAAQSAFDRLVLAGPPEVTGELRRLLPKRLRSRVIALLHLPVTASQQQVLEETLRIERDIDTASKREMITELVTAAAKQNHAVLGLAATLHALQEGRVWHLIYAEGFTAAGRACPNCAGLFADQQESCGYCGTTLRPVDDLIERMVERLLAAGGMVERVRSGIAQELQAAGGIGAFLRF; encoded by the coding sequence ATGAAGATCAAATCAGAAATGGAAGCGCTGTTGCAGTATCAACCGGATCCCGATCATCCGGTGCTCAGTGTCTATCTTCAGCAGGATCGCTCCCGCGGGCGGGAGGCCGTGCCGCAGATGCTGCTCGAGCTGAAGCAGCACCTGCGGCGGGTCGAACAACGGCTGGCGAAGGAGGCGGTCAGCGGTTTCCATGACAACGTCAGCCGGGTCTGGCGCTTTTGGGAGGAACACCAACTCTTCCGTCAAAGCCTGGCCCTTTTCAGCAACACCGCCCGGGGATTCTGGCGCGAATATCAGTTCAACGTGCCGTTGCGCAGCGGGGTGTGGTGGGAGCCGGCGCCGCATCTCAGCCCGCTGGCCGAAGTCCTGCACGAGTATGAACGCTTCGGTGTGATTCTCACCAATCGCACGCACAGCCGTCTCTTCACCGTCTTTCTTGGGGAAATTGAGGAAGCCCGGGAGGCTTTCGCCGCCGCCGAGGTAAGACACATCAAAACGCCGGCGCGGGATCAACTGCGCTCCCAGCCCGCCAATCAACGGCATGCGGATATGCACGCTCTCTGGCACCTGAAGAACGTCGCCGACCAGATGGATCGCCTGGCCGCCCAATCTGCATTCGACCGGCTGGTGCTGGCCGGCCCGCCGGAGGTGACCGGCGAATTGCGCCGGCTGCTGCCCAAGCGCCTGCGCTCGCGCGTCATCGCCCTGTTGCATCTGCCCGTTACCGCCAGCCAGCAGCAAGTGCTCGAAGAGACCCTGCGCATCGAGCGCGACATCGACACCGCCAGCAAGCGCGAAATGATAACCGAGCTGGTGACGGCGGCGGCCAAGCAGAATCATGCGGTGCTGGGGCTGGCCGCCACTTTGCACGCCCTGCAGGAAGGCCGGGTCTGGCACTTGATTTATGCGGAGGGTTTCACGGCTGCGGGCAGGGCCTGCCCGAATTGCGCCGGTTTGTTTGCGGACCAGCAGGAATCCTGCGGCTACTGCGGCACCACGCTGCGGCCGGTGGATGATTTGATCGAGCGGATGGTCGAGCGCCTGCTGGCGGCCGGCGGCATGGTCGAGCGCGTGCGCAGTGGCATCGCCCAGGAATTGCAGGCGGCCGGCGGCATCGGCGCGTTTCTGCGTTTTTGA
- a CDS encoding zinc ribbon domain-containing protein — MPTYEYRCQDCGHQFIEVLRLEEHDKKKPECPKCKSKKVEQMLSSFFAKTSSKT; from the coding sequence ATGCCGACCTATGAATACCGCTGCCAGGACTGTGGCCATCAATTCATCGAGGTGCTGCGGCTGGAGGAGCACGACAAGAAAAAGCCGGAATGCCCGAAATGCAAAAGCAAAAAGGTCGAGCAAATGCTCTCGAGCTTTTTCGCCAAAACCTCCAGCAAGACTTGA
- a CDS encoding cobalamin-binding protein: MPVQYPSRIVCLTEETTETLYLLGEEKRIVGISGFTVRPPRARREKPKVSSFTSAKIDRILELRPDLVFGFSDLQADIAASLIKHGVPVLIFNQRSVAEILSMILMVSALVGAPARGEKLVRQLEANLAGLRQQADRFPHRPVVYFEEWEAPMITGIRWVAELIEIAGGRECFPELSRQPAARERIISDPAEVIRRKPDIIIGSWCGKKFRPEKVAGRPGWHEIPAVREGQLFEIKSADILQPGPAALTDGVAQLFQIISRWQKMKASAH; the protein is encoded by the coding sequence ATGCCAGTACAATATCCCAGCCGCATTGTTTGTCTGACGGAAGAGACCACCGAAACCCTCTATCTGCTCGGCGAGGAAAAAAGAATCGTCGGCATCTCGGGCTTTACCGTACGACCGCCGCGCGCCCGCCGGGAAAAACCCAAAGTATCGTCCTTCACCAGCGCAAAAATCGACCGTATTCTGGAGCTGCGGCCGGATTTGGTCTTCGGGTTTTCCGATCTGCAGGCTGACATTGCTGCCAGTTTGATCAAGCATGGCGTCCCCGTCCTGATTTTCAATCAACGCTCGGTCGCGGAAATTTTGAGCATGATTTTGATGGTGAGCGCCCTGGTGGGTGCGCCCGCGCGCGGGGAAAAACTGGTCAGGCAACTCGAAGCAAATCTCGCCGGCCTCCGCCAGCAGGCGGATCGCTTTCCGCACCGGCCGGTGGTTTATTTCGAAGAGTGGGAGGCGCCGATGATCACGGGCATTCGCTGGGTGGCCGAGCTGATCGAGATCGCCGGCGGCCGGGAGTGTTTTCCGGAATTGTCGCGACAACCCGCTGCCCGCGAGCGCATCATCAGCGACCCTGCCGAAGTGATTCGGAGAAAGCCCGACATCATCATCGGCTCGTGGTGCGGCAAAAAATTTCGCCCGGAAAAAGTGGCGGGCCGGCCCGGGTGGCATGAGATTCCCGCCGTGCGGGAGGGACAATTATTCGAGATCAAATCGGCGGATATTCTTCAGCCCGGCCCCGCCGCTCTCACCGACGGCGTCGCACAATTGTTCCAAATCATCTCGCGCTGGCAAAAAATGAAAGCCTCGGCGCATTGA
- a CDS encoding T9SS type A sorting domain-containing protein: MNNAPVALWVENVSGNNEIKYAWVGQASSGLLATTPGPSSYPTFTTRSIAGGTRILGLWTEGSASPYFIQDSFVDLVPLAKPWVEEERHAGVPPAFVLHPSYPNPFNPASTIQYDLPEAALVQLVILNMLGQEVARLVEGWQPAGRYQVNWRSGGHPSGVYFCHLRAGEFVATRKMNLLH; encoded by the coding sequence GTGAACAACGCGCCGGTAGCCTTGTGGGTTGAAAATGTCAGCGGCAACAATGAAATCAAGTATGCTTGGGTTGGTCAAGCCAGCAGCGGGCTTCTTGCCACAACGCCGGGGCCGTCTTCATATCCGACGTTTACCACACGCAGCATTGCTGGTGGCACACGCATTTTGGGATTGTGGACAGAAGGCTCAGCGTCACCCTATTTCATCCAGGACAGTTTTGTTGATCTGGTGCCGTTGGCCAAGCCATGGGTGGAGGAAGAGCGGCATGCTGGCGTGCCGCCGGCATTTGTCCTGCATCCGAGCTATCCGAATCCATTCAATCCCGCCAGCACGATTCAATATGATCTGCCCGAGGCAGCGCTGGTGCAGTTGGTGATATTGAATATGCTCGGCCAGGAAGTCGCCCGCTTGGTGGAAGGCTGGCAGCCGGCCGGCCGTTATCAAGTGAACTGGAGAAGCGGCGGGCATCCCAGCGGAGTCTATTTCTGCCACCTGCGCGCCGGGGAGTTCGTGGCAACGAGGAAGATGAACCTGTTGCATTGA
- a CDS encoding fumarate hydratase, translating into MHLNSNFKDELVTFIRRTSVELPEDVLASLTRAARAEEPDSAAASALQTILQNVHMSGERTTPICQDTGTLIFYVDYPTGMSTLPLRRMIEAAVAEATAKSFLRPNAVDSLTGKNSGNNLGREFPVIHFEEWQQPHVRVRLMLKGGGCENVGAQYSLPNTRLNADRDLAGIKKVILDAVFQAQGKGCAPGILGVGIGGDRETSYSISKKQFFRRLDDRNPNPVLAEIEDEVLAKANQLGIGPMGFGGKTTLLAVKADWAHRLPASFFVSVSYMCWADRRRTLIVRDGQVEIH; encoded by the coding sequence ATGCATCTCAACTCCAATTTCAAAGATGAGCTGGTGACCTTCATCCGCCGCACCTCGGTCGAGCTTCCCGAGGATGTTCTGGCCTCGCTCACACGCGCGGCCCGGGCGGAAGAGCCGGACTCCGCAGCCGCCAGCGCCCTGCAGACCATTTTGCAGAACGTGCACATGTCCGGGGAACGCACCACGCCGATTTGCCAGGACACCGGCACGCTGATTTTCTACGTGGATTATCCCACCGGCATGTCGACCCTTCCGCTGCGCCGGATGATTGAAGCCGCAGTGGCGGAGGCCACGGCCAAATCTTTTCTGCGGCCCAACGCGGTGGACTCGCTCACCGGCAAAAATTCCGGCAACAACCTCGGCCGCGAGTTTCCCGTCATCCATTTCGAGGAATGGCAGCAACCGCATGTGCGCGTGCGGCTGATGCTCAAAGGCGGCGGCTGCGAAAATGTCGGGGCACAATACAGCCTGCCGAACACCAGGCTGAACGCCGATCGCGACCTTGCCGGCATCAAGAAAGTCATTCTCGACGCCGTTTTTCAAGCCCAGGGCAAAGGCTGCGCGCCCGGCATCCTGGGCGTGGGCATCGGCGGCGACCGTGAAACCAGCTACAGCATTTCGAAAAAACAGTTCTTCCGCCGGCTGGACGACCGCAATCCCAATCCGGTGCTGGCGGAGATTGAAGACGAGGTGCTGGCCAAAGCCAATCAACTCGGCATCGGGCCGATGGGTTTTGGCGGCAAAACCACCCTGCTGGCTGTGAAGGCGGACTGGGCCCACCGCCTGCCCGCCAGTTTCTTCGTCAGCGTGTCCTACATGTGCTGGGCTGACCGCCGGCGCACCCTGATTGTCCGCGACGGCCAGGTGGAAATTCATTGA
- a CDS encoding beta-propeller domain-containing protein, translating into MMPINRSLGFEVLGIVALAIWPFSAVFAQLEPDPWSQRCAPFVRDQRARPEYPWIIDKAREQKDVFAQLDSNLTLIGLWPWGTCTAVAAREHYAFIGNGSLFQAFDLSNPAQPEILGEVFLGQSLAYDIKPKEILPLLRMAI; encoded by the coding sequence ATGATGCCGATCAACCGCAGCCTGGGGTTTGAAGTGCTGGGCATTGTTGCCCTTGCCATATGGCCGTTTTCCGCGGTTTTTGCCCAGCTCGAGCCGGATCCTTGGTCGCAGCGTTGTGCGCCGTTTGTGCGAGACCAGCGGGCAAGGCCAGAATATCCCTGGATCATCGACAAAGCCAGAGAGCAAAAGGACGTTTTTGCCCAGCTGGACAGCAACCTCACGCTTATCGGCTTATGGCCGTGGGGGACGTGCACCGCCGTGGCGGCGCGAGAGCATTATGCTTTCATCGGCAATGGCAGTCTCTTTCAGGCGTTTGATCTTTCAAATCCCGCCCAGCCGGAAATTCTGGGTGAAGTGTTTTTGGGCCAGTCCCTGGCTTATGATATCAAGCCAAAGGAAATTTTGCCTTTGTTGCGGATGGCAATTTGA
- a CDS encoding fumarate hydratase C-terminal domain-containing protein, with protein MIRLSLPTTDAEIAKLRVGDQVLLRGTLITGRDAAHHYIIENFIKREPPENERQMYEILRRALAGNVIYHCGPVVAKENGKYKFVAAGPTTSIREEPYEHLVIEKFNVKGVIGKGGMGAKTLAACRKYKAVYFHAIGGAATYIAQSVKEVIDVYKLDLGVPEAMWLIRVEDFPAVVTMDSHGGSLHAEVEARSKQKLEELLATIK; from the coding sequence ATGATTCGACTTTCGCTTCCGACCACCGATGCGGAAATCGCCAAACTCCGGGTCGGTGATCAGGTTTTGTTGCGCGGCACCCTCATCACCGGCCGCGACGCCGCCCATCACTACATCATCGAAAACTTCATCAAACGGGAACCGCCGGAAAACGAGCGGCAGATGTATGAGATTCTCCGGCGCGCGCTGGCGGGCAATGTCATTTATCATTGCGGCCCGGTGGTGGCAAAAGAAAACGGCAAATACAAATTTGTGGCCGCCGGTCCCACCACCAGCATTCGCGAGGAGCCTTATGAGCATCTCGTCATTGAAAAATTCAACGTCAAAGGTGTGATCGGCAAGGGCGGCATGGGTGCCAAAACGCTGGCGGCGTGCCGGAAATACAAGGCGGTTTATTTTCATGCAATTGGCGGCGCCGCGACGTATATTGCACAATCCGTCAAGGAAGTGATCGACGTCTACAAGCTCGATCTCGGCGTGCCTGAGGCCATGTGGCTGATTCGCGTGGAAGACTTCCCCGCCGTGGTCACCATGGACAGCCACGGCGGCAGCCTGCATGCCGAAGTCGAGGCGCGGTCAAAGCAGAAGCTGGAAGAATTGCTGGCCACCATCAAGTAA
- a CDS encoding YbaK/EbsC family protein, whose product MPTLQTLKAHLDAQRIPYEIIHHRRDFTAQETAAHTHTPGRLFAKTVIVAVDHKYCMFVLSANDHIDLEKVRQALKAGEVRIATESEVAHVCEDCEPGAMPPFGNFYDLPVYVSHKLTQDHMITFNAGTHEEVMRLLYQDYDKLVHPRVLDFTVAH is encoded by the coding sequence ATGCCGACGTTGCAAACCTTGAAAGCGCATCTCGATGCGCAGCGCATTCCTTATGAAATTATTCACCACCGCCGGGATTTTACCGCGCAGGAAACCGCCGCCCACACGCACACGCCCGGCCGTCTGTTCGCCAAAACCGTCATCGTGGCCGTCGACCACAAATACTGCATGTTCGTTTTGTCCGCCAATGATCACATCGATCTGGAGAAGGTGCGCCAGGCGCTCAAGGCCGGCGAGGTCCGCATCGCCACGGAAAGTGAAGTGGCGCATGTCTGCGAGGATTGCGAGCCGGGCGCCATGCCACCCTTTGGCAACTTCTATGATTTGCCGGTTTATGTCAGCCATAAACTCACGCAGGATCACATGATCACCTTCAACGCCGGCACACACGAGGAGGTCATGCGGCTGCTCTATCAGGATTATGACAAACTGGTGCATCCCCGGGTGCTGGATTTTACCGTCGCCCACTGA
- a CDS encoding M1 family aminopeptidase, whose amino-acid sequence MKNFPPRRVSCLLVFVLLQSALPQTADLDLWQKYRTSRAARKSEQAALAKRLLAPPMTANPQTAQWDAVFYDLNLVLSTAPYNLAGTVTGVFRSQAANLQAITLDFDSREDLTPWQSLQVTGNVSNWSHANWMLTVQLDRPYNPGETFQITVHYAGVPRAGGLKGFGFDKNPYGDLVISTLSEPYLARTWWPCKDDPDDKADSVRVAVTVPQNMLVGSNGLLVAETNNGNGTKTFVWKESYPITTYLVSLAVSNYATFSEQWEYAPGKFLPLVYYVYPAQLSAARTAFEKIPEMLRVYSGLFGEYPFLREKYGHAVFEWGGAMEHQTLTSIGGVGTNWEYTYAHELAHQWFGNLVTCQNWGDIWLNEGFATYCEALWVEATKGMKAYHDYQNLALPSLPYWGRDPIYRYDTRDPWYIFHGTVYDKGGWVLHMLRRVLGDSVFMKILQEYPNDPAFKFKTAATPQFRDFCEKISGRELDWFFQQWIYEPYYPVYEWGTAVLSSTGGSSLFMKIEQTQSRVSAEYDHLYKMPLEVEIVFLDRTTERFTVWDSLQVQTFEFPLRASPAAVRLDPDNWVLKEARRVQLTDIETPAGGAPVFQLWQNYPNPFNPSTVIRYELPQSAAVELAIYDVQGKKIYAFSTAVQAAGSHAVTWDGKDQAGNQVASGVYVYRLKMGGQVRVRKMILLR is encoded by the coding sequence ATGAAAAATTTTCCCCCGAGACGGGTGAGCTGCCTGCTGGTGTTCGTGCTGTTGCAATCCGCCCTGCCGCAAACTGCGGATCTCGATTTGTGGCAAAAGTATCGCACCAGCCGTGCGGCGCGCAAAAGTGAGCAGGCGGCGCTGGCCAAGCGCCTGCTTGCACCACCGATGACCGCGAATCCGCAGACGGCACAATGGGATGCCGTGTTCTATGACCTGAATCTTGTCTTGTCGACGGCGCCCTACAATCTCGCGGGCACGGTGACCGGCGTGTTTCGCAGTCAGGCCGCCAATCTCCAGGCGATCACGCTCGATTTCGACTCGCGCGAAGATCTCACGCCATGGCAATCCCTGCAAGTCACCGGCAACGTCAGCAATTGGTCGCATGCCAATTGGATGTTGACCGTGCAGCTCGACCGGCCCTACAATCCTGGAGAAACCTTTCAGATCACCGTGCACTATGCCGGCGTGCCGCGCGCCGGCGGCCTCAAGGGATTCGGCTTCGACAAGAATCCCTACGGCGATCTCGTGATCTCGACGTTGAGCGAGCCCTATTTGGCGCGCACCTGGTGGCCCTGCAAAGATGATCCCGACGACAAGGCGGACTCGGTGCGCGTCGCGGTCACCGTGCCGCAGAACATGCTCGTCGGTTCCAATGGCCTGCTGGTGGCGGAAACCAACAATGGCAATGGCACCAAAACCTTCGTGTGGAAGGAAAGCTATCCCATCACCACCTACCTGGTTTCCCTGGCGGTTTCCAACTACGCCACCTTCTCCGAACAATGGGAATACGCCCCCGGCAAATTCCTGCCGCTGGTCTACTATGTTTATCCCGCGCAATTGAGCGCGGCGCGCACCGCTTTTGAAAAAATACCGGAGATGCTGCGCGTCTATTCCGGCCTCTTCGGCGAATATCCTTTTCTCAGGGAGAAATACGGCCATGCCGTGTTCGAGTGGGGCGGCGCGATGGAGCACCAAACTTTGACCAGCATTGGCGGGGTCGGCACCAACTGGGAATACACCTACGCGCACGAACTGGCGCATCAGTGGTTCGGCAATCTCGTCACCTGCCAGAACTGGGGCGACATCTGGTTGAACGAAGGCTTTGCGACTTACTGCGAAGCCTTGTGGGTCGAGGCCACCAAGGGCATGAAGGCCTACCATGACTATCAAAATCTCGCGCTTCCTTCCCTGCCATATTGGGGGCGCGATCCCATCTACCGCTACGACACGCGCGATCCCTGGTACATTTTCCACGGCACGGTCTACGACAAGGGGGGCTGGGTGCTGCACATGCTGCGCCGTGTCCTGGGCGACTCGGTCTTTATGAAGATTTTGCAGGAATATCCCAATGATCCGGCGTTCAAATTCAAAACGGCGGCCACGCCGCAATTCCGCGATTTCTGCGAAAAGATCAGCGGCAGGGAGCTGGATTGGTTCTTCCAGCAGTGGATTTACGAACCCTATTATCCGGTGTATGAATGGGGCACGGCCGTCCTCTCGTCCACGGGCGGCAGCTCCCTCTTCATGAAGATCGAGCAAACCCAGTCGCGCGTTTCCGCCGAATATGACCACCTCTACAAGATGCCGCTCGAGGTGGAAATCGTTTTTCTGGATCGCACCACCGAGCGCTTCACGGTGTGGGATTCACTGCAGGTGCAGACATTCGAATTTCCGCTGCGTGCCTCGCCGGCAGCCGTGCGCCTCGATCCGGATAATTGGGTGTTGAAGGAGGCGCGCCGGGTGCAGCTCACGGACATCGAAACGCCGGCCGGAGGTGCGCCGGTGTTCCAGCTGTGGCAGAACTATCCCAATCCCTTCAACCCCAGCACTGTCATTCGCTACGAGCTGCCGCAATCCGCCGCGGTGGAACTGGCAATTTATGATGTGCAGGGCAAGAAGATCTATGCCTTCTCCACGGCCGTGCAGGCAGCGGGCAGTCATGCCGTGACGTGGGACGGCAAAGATCAAGCAGGCAACCAGGTGGCCAGCGGCGTGTACGTGTATCGCCTGAAGATGGGCGGACAGGTTCGGGTGAGAAAGATGATTTTGTTGCGGTAG
- a CDS encoding TonB-dependent receptor → MRSFPTTTVLLFALGALEVAAAQTTVKIAGRVLSASGEPLPGAHVWVLPSGMGAVADASGHFAIENLFAGEYDVQASFVGYEPQIRQGVVVQKDFVTTVDFKLQPKIITLDEIVIEAAADQSALSAFQHKITAAQMQQSGARNVAELLRTMPGVDISEEAGGSGRKRISIRGSNPSQVLVLLDGVPLNDPLTGEVDLNQIPLAGVAEIRVLKGGHSSRHGSGALGGVVEISSQQTPRDEIRVSGQLGEYGARGIRSSLAGNFRRLNAFFSFENLAEEGDYPYAYQRPDGTTVEETRLNAGFVSRNYSGRLGLDLTPHSFQFHAHLHRSQRGLPGLVFAWTPYAEAMTDRRILLGHYNFRSRAWHGQLLLSQHLNATEFHNAPPPDAPLRFRTVPPYHTKYRILSHRAAFETTLRFGQGQAIFLQTSLQRDDFKDEDLLFGSPGPIRQTSNLAGSMALRSEWQLPKPEFLTRLTLTPAVRFDFISFRNGARTRNDRQTSPNLGLLISRNRRWLVSFRANWGASFRAPTFADLFYQDFRVRGNANLLPEKSRDVDAGLQLGLPWLGRLDLSGGCFRHELENLIVWELGSFATWQPSNTAALLQGWEWEASWQTWQNRLALNLSQVILHAVDKSGRRTTHGKRLTYRPEHSTKAGLEMHLKKIVLTYHKRLVGPRFVTPANTVSLPAYDVDDATLLFKQEWQKLEVNCKASVFNLFDAAYEIVERAPLPGRHWRVEVELVY, encoded by the coding sequence ATGCGATCATTCCCAACCACCACAGTCTTGCTTTTTGCACTCGGCGCGCTTGAAGTCGCGGCGGCGCAAACAACGGTGAAAATCGCCGGCCGGGTGTTGTCTGCCAGCGGAGAGCCGTTGCCGGGCGCCCACGTTTGGGTGTTGCCTTCCGGCATGGGGGCGGTCGCGGATGCCAGCGGCCATTTCGCGATCGAAAATTTGTTTGCGGGTGAGTATGACGTGCAGGCGAGTTTTGTGGGCTACGAACCGCAAATCCGCCAGGGGGTGGTGGTGCAAAAGGATTTCGTCACCACCGTCGATTTCAAACTGCAACCCAAAATCATCACCCTCGATGAGATTGTGATCGAGGCGGCAGCCGACCAGTCGGCCCTCAGCGCGTTTCAGCATAAAATCACCGCCGCGCAAATGCAACAAAGCGGCGCCCGCAATGTTGCTGAGTTGTTGCGCACCATGCCCGGCGTGGACATCAGCGAGGAGGCGGGAGGCAGTGGCCGCAAAAGAATCTCCATTCGCGGCAGCAATCCCAGTCAAGTATTGGTGCTGCTCGACGGTGTGCCGCTTAACGATCCGCTGACCGGCGAGGTCGATTTGAATCAAATCCCCCTGGCCGGGGTCGCAGAAATTCGGGTGTTGAAAGGCGGCCACAGCAGCCGCCATGGCAGCGGCGCGTTGGGCGGAGTGGTGGAAATCAGTTCGCAGCAAACGCCCCGGGATGAAATCCGGGTGAGCGGCCAGTTGGGTGAATATGGCGCCCGGGGCATCCGATCTTCGCTGGCGGGAAATTTCCGCAGGCTCAACGCTTTTTTCAGTTTTGAAAACCTCGCAGAAGAGGGGGACTATCCCTACGCTTACCAGCGGCCGGACGGCACCACGGTTGAGGAAACCCGCCTGAACGCCGGTTTTGTTTCACGCAATTATTCGGGCAGGCTCGGCCTCGACCTCACGCCGCATTCCTTCCAATTCCACGCTCATTTGCATCGCTCGCAACGCGGTCTGCCCGGACTGGTCTTTGCCTGGACGCCTTATGCCGAAGCGATGACTGATCGTCGCATTTTGCTCGGCCATTACAATTTCCGGAGCCGCGCCTGGCACGGTCAACTCCTATTGTCACAACACCTCAACGCCACCGAATTTCACAATGCGCCGCCGCCGGACGCGCCGTTGCGGTTTCGCACGGTTCCGCCGTATCACACCAAGTACCGCATCCTCTCCCACCGCGCTGCCTTCGAGACCACCCTGCGATTCGGCCAGGGACAGGCCATTTTCCTTCAAACCTCCCTGCAAAGGGATGATTTCAAGGATGAGGATCTACTTTTTGGTTCTCCCGGCCCGATCCGGCAAACCAGCAACCTGGCCGGCAGCATGGCGTTGCGCAGCGAATGGCAATTGCCCAAACCGGAATTTTTGACCCGCCTGACCTTGACCCCGGCTGTGCGTTTTGATTTCATCTCCTTCAGGAATGGCGCACGGACGCGGAACGACCGCCAAACCAGCCCCAACCTCGGGCTGCTGATTTCCCGAAATCGGCGCTGGCTGGTGAGCTTCCGCGCCAATTGGGGAGCATCATTTCGCGCACCGACTTTTGCCGATCTTTTCTATCAGGATTTTCGCGTGCGCGGCAATGCCAATTTGCTGCCGGAAAAAAGCCGGGATGTGGATGCCGGCCTGCAACTGGGATTGCCCTGGCTGGGCCGGCTCGATCTGTCCGGGGGCTGCTTTCGACACGAACTTGAAAATCTCATCGTCTGGGAGTTGGGCTCTTTCGCCACATGGCAGCCTTCCAACACCGCCGCGCTTTTGCAAGGCTGGGAGTGGGAGGCCTCCTGGCAAACCTGGCAAAATCGCCTCGCGCTGAACCTCAGTCAGGTCATCCTGCACGCGGTGGACAAAAGCGGCCGGCGCACGACTCATGGCAAGCGGCTGACCTACCGCCCCGAACATTCCACCAAAGCCGGGCTGGAGATGCATCTCAAAAAAATCGTTTTGACTTACCACAAGCGCCTGGTCGGACCGCGTTTCGTCACCCCGGCGAACACGGTGAGCCTGCCGGCTTATGACGTGGATGATGCGACGCTGCTGTTCAAACAGGAGTGGCAAAAACTCGAGGTGAATTGCAAAGCTTCGGTTTTCAACCTTTTTGATGCCGCCTATGAAATCGTCGAACGCGCGCCGCTGCCCGGCCGCCACTGGCGGGTGGAAGTGGAACTCGTTTACTGA
- a CDS encoding CBS domain-containing protein, with product MKLLRIARVPPVVVSPADTVQTAVEKMCDVGVGAVAVVDQAGRPVGIFTERDLMQRVVRPGRDPHETHVEKVMTRDPVVAPQEMEASDAFEFMTERNLRHLPITDHLGKLQGMLSVRHLMRHIVEHLSHELEGLNAYLGADAPGGD from the coding sequence ATGAAACTCTTGCGCATCGCGCGTGTGCCGCCGGTAGTGGTGTCGCCCGCGGACACCGTGCAAACCGCCGTGGAGAAGATGTGTGATGTTGGCGTCGGCGCGGTGGCGGTCGTGGATCAAGCCGGCCGGCCGGTGGGTATTTTCACTGAACGCGATCTCATGCAGCGCGTGGTGCGACCGGGCCGTGATCCGCATGAGACGCACGTGGAAAAAGTAATGACCCGTGACCCGGTGGTGGCGCCCCAGGAAATGGAAGCCAGCGATGCCTTCGAATTCATGACGGAGAGGAATCTTCGCCACCTGCCCATTACTGATCATCTCGGCAAACTGCAGGGCATGCTCTCGGTTCGCCATCTCATGCGGCACATCGTCGAGCATCTCTCCCACGAGCTGGAGGGCCTGAACGCCTATCTCGGCGCGGATGCCCCGGGAGGGGATTGA
- a CDS encoding cytidylate kinase-like family protein: MSKIFHDIPIEKQILKHMHHWEMVRNEWLQQAKSSLQPPPQTFGPYLTISREPGSGGSEIAQRLAERLGWQLYDREIIEAIASRTHVREELVARFDEHHQSAMDTYLRNLFTGQRFDNTQYIRHLSQVVLGVAQFGRVIILGRGANYILPPEAGLRVRVVAPPEVRCRRVMAELHSDEKKAWEMIAEADRQQREFLQHHFHARADDALAYDVTINTAHLDLAAAAEWLLTLAGRKLKALTA; the protein is encoded by the coding sequence ATGAGCAAGATCTTTCACGACATTCCGATCGAAAAACAAATCCTCAAGCACATGCACCACTGGGAAATGGTCCGCAATGAGTGGCTGCAGCAGGCAAAGTCCTCGTTGCAGCCGCCGCCGCAAACCTTCGGGCCCTATCTCACCATTTCACGGGAGCCGGGCAGCGGTGGCAGTGAGATCGCGCAGCGCCTGGCGGAGCGGCTGGGTTGGCAGCTCTACGACCGCGAGATCATCGAGGCGATTGCCAGCCGCACGCATGTGCGCGAGGAACTGGTGGCGCGCTTCGACGAGCATCATCAGAGCGCGATGGACACCTATTTGCGCAATCTCTTCACCGGCCAGCGCTTCGACAATACCCAGTATATTCGCCATCTCTCCCAGGTGGTGCTGGGCGTCGCCCAATTCGGCCGGGTCATCATTCTGGGACGCGGGGCGAATTACATCCTGCCGCCGGAGGCGGGGTTGCGCGTGCGCGTCGTCGCCCCGCCCGAAGTGCGCTGCCGGCGTGTGATGGCGGAACTGCACAGCGACGAGAAAAAAGCCTGGGAGATGATTGCCGAGGCGGACCGGCAGCAGCGGGAATTTCTGCAGCATCATTTTCACGCCCGGGCCGATGATGCCCTGGCCTACGATGTGACGATCAACACCGCCCATCTCGACCTGGCGGCGGCGGCGGAATGGTTGCTGACCCTGGCAGGCCGCAAGCTGAAAGCACTGACGGCATGA